The nucleotide sequence ttttagaCTATCCTTAACATGTTTGAATTCTAGATCTCTGATGCTGCTGTTGCCATGTCTCCTACATGTCTGCGTAGGTTCACTTTAATAAACAACATATCTTTGGTGATATTTTAGTTTATGTAACAAGTAAAACAATCGACTGGTGTACTGGCGTATAGACAGCTACTGAAACAAGTCTTGATTATTTACAAATCACtatgaaacaaaattacaaataattccATGCGCATTTTGCAAAATATGTAAGAGaattttgtttataattaatGACATGAATTGATCGTAGGACAAGGGcagttcttttttaatgttttttacaTTGAAATTTGTTGACGAGAAGTTGATGTAGATAAAAGTTAACCCTAATGTTACTGGCACCAAAAGCTGATGTTTAGCatatatatgtaatttttttacagaTCAGTAACGTGGAGGATTATGGGTAGGGTGGGTAAGGTGGGTAATTAAGGACTGAGATGAACTTGACGAAATTACTAAAGAGAAGCTAGTTCTGAAGCCAAACGATTCAGGTATGATGGAGGAATAGATGAAGAAATTGAACAGCCAAATGCCACCAGTTATAGCGATAACTGTACAAAGGAGAACGAAGAAATATCTGGACACGGCTGTTTGGACGCAGCTGGTCGGGATCGCAGAGAGTTGCTCCTTCAAGATTTTCAAGAAACGTTAAGTGAAGGTACATCAGACGAGGGAAGTGAAGGACCGTCGGGTGATGAGGGTGAATATACATCAAGCGATTTTCTAGTATGTTTTGGATCATaacaaagggaaatattttcctCCTGACTACCACCAAGTTGAAGATTTGAAAGATATCCTCGCTGAAATTGGAAAAGTGGCTCTTAAATACCTTCTAAAGGAATATCATGTTTTCCCGGACGACCGACTGTCCGCTGCCATCCTTTGTGGAGAAAGTCGCATTATCAGCTTACTAAGAGTTAGTGAGGACTCACAAAATGTTCGATCAGAATGGATAATATCTTTCGTTCACAAGAACATACAAGATTTCTTAATGCCTCCAATCTGGAGGCGGCGTCGCCGAGTTATAAGGGCGCTGGACTTGTAATTTGGTAGTCCCGGGTCAAAGCTCTTCACCCTACATCTCATTGGAATTGTTCTCGGTCGCCCCGAATTCAACTCCTCATGCCTTctgccagttgggatttttcAAGCACTTTATGTTTATCTGAAATATTCGTTTGCTTGTTTGCGCGCATATGATCTGATGAGCATAAGTAAATGGATGTATATGCACGTTATAAGtataaaatttattattattaagacaATAACCGATGAAAAAGCGAAATTTAAATTTGGATGAACATGGCTTTCGCGATTTAGTGGAAAGTTTGAAATATTATCTGAAATTCCTGATCAacttttcattaagaaatgatTGAAAGCTTAGAGCTTCCGATCGAGGTGGCCTCCCACCGATTTCTATcatcaaaagaaatcaaagcCGTAAAAACCgcaattgaaggaaaaattttgaaactaaatAAACTCGAATGAACGGGAAATTTACGCCTGAATGTTACTTGACTCACTCTATCTAAAGTACAACCGATGCGTCATGAAATGAGTGAGCCCCTCAGGTGGACGTGGCTGAGAAAAGTACTGAAAAGTATTGTTCCCGTATTAGTTTGTAGTTGTTTGTCCTCGAATGTTTTAAGTTTACGTCTTGGGAACTTTCACTGTTTACGCCATTTGATTCTTGCAGCCCATAACTTCGGGCCAAATTATTTTCGGAAATACTCGAAACACACGGCAGACACAACTCCTCACTTAACTCTGTTCATGACTCCCACTCAGGTTTTTGACACGTTTGTCATTGGTACGGACAACAACAGACCCTTCAGGACTACCCTCCCCTAGACGATCAGACTGTACTGCTACTTCTGGGTaaaaatggtttaaattttAACAAACTATGCAATTCAGGAATTTTTTGACAAGTGGATGTTCTTCATTGCTTTGGAATCGATATGGTGATGGTGACATTACTAGATTGCACCAGGATGTCGTTCTGACTTCAGTCTCCGTGATCAGTTCTCTCGACACCGAGGGGACCTGGAGGCGGGAAAAAGGCAAGACAACCAACTCATCCTGTACCCCCAAGGGTTTACCAAGCAGGCAACCCCGtgtgtttaattttattttatttattcaagctcacttcttttttttgttttgggtacaataaacatgaatttttgaaaagttgtgACCATCACTGTATAAAATAAAGTTCgcatataacgcgcgctgtcgTTGGTTGAAACAGCGTGCTCCATTAGAGTATAGGACATAGAGCGAGAGAGCTTAAAAGCTATCACGCCATccgccaaattgtactatgtccgaccattTCCCGAACTTCTCtctaattttcttattttttgtttattaagtGGTCCGGCAAATAGCAACAGaggaatcaaacaaaggtttgtaaacagctctagccgcttcccgcgtactttaaaacagaacagagcaaaTTAAacgcttctctatttgttaattacttATTCGGTTCCTTTAATGATGATGTGCCGGAGTGAGAGGTGGCTCCATCAATAGCCACTTCAGGTAGACACCCAGTAGACCTGTTGCCACACCTGTAATGTGCCTCTGACATCCACCTTAATATAAAATACATAGTACATATTTGGTTAGCAGTTCGTTAATGGGAGACAGTAACGAAATGGACAGCCCCCGAAGAGATAACCAAGACATGTGAAACTCACCTGGTAAACCGTTACTTGAACGATCTCTAGTTATTCGTTCATCAAGGTCCCTCGTCGGATTTAGGCTACAAGTAAAGGGTATGATATACAATATCGCGTTAGAGAAGATGATGATAAAGAGATGtgagtgataaaaaaaagtgttagCTTGCGTCACTAGTCATTAGGAATGTAAAGTGCATTCAGTTCTTTAGTACCCGAATCCATCATTGAAATCATCATCATTGAGATCTTCGTGGTCCCATTGCTCCCTATAAACGTTGCTGTCTTCTGTGCCTCGGTGCCCGCCTTTGGGACTTTCACTGTTACCATAGCAACCAGGAGGGAGCTGCCAATCTAAAACAGCTGAAAGTCTATCAAGTGAAAGAAATTGTTGATGGTATCCCAAGATCCCGCATACGTAACATTGTTCCATGTACAGATCTTTATCATCAGCATGCTTTGACTGGTGCTTTCTCCGGAAGACAATTTCCCTCCATCTCATTTGTTTATAGATGCTTGCACAAAGTGTTTCAAATATAATTTCGATAGTCCTTTCTCCTTCTTTCTGTGAACTGGATAGGAGCTTTGTGATATTAGGTAGACAACCTGAGCAAAGATAAAAGTCGGCGGTTAAAATTTATATGCTCTTACCAGCATGTGTTTGATATTTGGTTATGGTCCAGTGTCTCTGTAATCGTGCTATTCGaatcactttctttttcttaccaAGAAAGGCGAAACTACTAATCCCTGAACCAAATTGTCTAGCTAGAGCTTTATATATTTGGACGAATCATtgagaaaaagtgaaaaaaaaaaaaaaagccacaggAAGGTTTTATAGACTTATGCTGGTCACTGTTCTTTAGGAAATGATAAATTGATCCTTAACTTGGAACCAACCTAAAACTATATGATCGAGGTGCTGTGATCGTCCAGTTAAGAGAGTAATGttctggccccggttgttcaaaggccgattagccctaacccagggttaaattttaatccagctttctttatttctttgttcaaaagtcttttagggaaaattttcattattctttttagaacatccaatgatcaaattgcaagcaaaaagatttgacctgaattttctcttaaagttttcagacctgaaatcaaatttcacactaaccctgggttacctTAACccagttttgaacaaccggggcctggaAGTGAAACTGTCTGTTGTTATGGAGACAGCGATGGACTAACGTGATAGTTAGAGAAAGAGTCAGCATTAAAGTCAAATAAGAGTCACCTGAAGTCAGTTGAAAGTCACggaagtgttttctttgatagATGAAAGTGATGGTCAGTTTTGCCACAATTTTGTAGATTAATTTACAGCAAGCAGAGGTCGACTACAGTGGTTGTTTGTTGTCAGACAATGGCAAGAACCCGAAAATGGGATCAAATTACCTTTGATTTCTCCAACCATCAAATAGAGAGCTTGGTGAGTTGTCATGTAGCCTGTTGTGTTCTCACTTTGAACGAAATTCCAGCATTCGTCGGTGATGTTACAAGGTTTCGCACCAGACATCTGGTCCCCAATTAATTCCGAGATACACCGGTCCATAGTGTGCATGTCAAAATGCCCATTTTCAACGTCTTGTGGTTTAATCTGGGAGAGACTGGTGTTGAGATTCCGGAACTCTCTCTGGAACAGCCAAGCATGCCTAGCTACGAAACCGAGCCTGTAGTAATCTGGGTCCGAGGCTCGTAAGTAGGGCTGTGATTTACTGGAAACAAGCTTCGCTTTGTGGTGCAGACGTGTCAATACCTGGAATGTTCTCTTGGGTATTTGAATACGACTGGTTTCCACCTTGATTAGTAAGTCCTGAagaattcctttaaaaaaaaatactcattttgatcaaaaactgAAAGCGACCCTTTGACCCTATCTATTTGATTTATTGAGGTAGGGTTCCTTGATGTTGACATTAGCACGACTACCTTTCGCCAGTGGCGGAGAATGAAGTGTAAACACAAGAGTCGTCATTTCTTCGCTAAATTGTATGCTACATGGCCGTTAACTCCCATGTGGTCCAGCAGGCACAAAATTTGACCCACCAGCAGTTAGGAAAAGTCTTCACACAAGCACACAGGATCATTTTCTTATACTTCTGATTGTATCCGAGTCGTTCTCTTTATGAAACAACCGCTTTTACACaatcttctttttgtttgggcTTCTGCTTATGCCGCTTATGGTAATAGGGAACTGCCTTTCACCCACCCTCACTGAAATACgtaaataaatatgtttataCTTACTCTGATTCGGAACATCGTAAATTCATCTCAAAGCGGAAGAGGTTTGGATTTGCGTTTTTTTGGAATTACTCATTTTTCATGCCGTATTATTTTTACGGTGTAACATTGACACACTTGCGCtgttttaatcttttgtttcgAGGATCCTCCCCGACCCTAAATTTGGTTAATTTAGGAGGCAAAAATCGCGAATATGCCAATAGCTCAGAATTTTAAAGAAGGGTTACGAACTTCAAAAAAGGCTCTTGAAATCACCATATTGATAGAGGAACCGATACGAACAGACCTAGATTATTGGCTGTACATCGGCTTTATTCGCAGTTCATGCAATTTTGTCGTATGGATTCGCAATTTGTGTCCGGTTGTGTTTGTAAATCATGCTTGGGTGTAAAAGTTTTGCGGTGTTGGTGTTTTGTCAACTTTTTGTGCAGTGACATGGTGTTTATCGGTGCTTTTTGCGGTGATGCGATATTCAGAGCTTCTCGTTATCTcctatttaaattaaaatctctgaatgaaaaacaatttttgcgATTTCTGACAAGTGCAAGCTGAACTGTGATTAATTTACGTAGTCTATGTTTACCATAGTAgcaaaattgaattttcctGTGATTAGAACCGGCATTGTCGGCACGAATTCATGTAAGCTTACAGGTATACGTCACCGCTTAAATCTTAAATTAAGATAGCAAATCTGTGCTGCTTTAATAAAGCTTAAACGATGACCCACACTACGTAATCACTATCATTACTAACTAGTATCGAAGTCACCGATGCGGAGCCCGAAGGCTTAATGTGAGTATTCATCTGACGACCCTTTACTCAGGCTGAATTCATTTGatcctttaaaaatatttgtagtTCTTAAAAGTTTGGTTAGCCAATTCTATTATGTTAGATAGATATCATTACTTACCATCGAGTGCCTGAAGACCAAAAATCCCGTCGATATTAAACTTTTTGTACTCCTTTGCGAAGAAGTCCACAACCTTGCCCAGCGAGATCAACGTTCTTCGCAGCAgtttttcatgaattttatCTCTATGTATTCTATGAAGATTTGTGTGAGAGGAATGCACAGATCGTCCAAAATCGAAAATCAAAAATAGAATTACGATCAGTTGCCGATTTCGTGAAAGCATAAACATGGCTTAAAATTCAAACGAGTTGTTGAAATCTAAAATAAAAGCGGTATTCAGAGAGGAATATAATGTTATGAATTACCCAACACGAATTCGAAACATGCTCCGCATGGTGAATTTTTTATGCTAAGCTATTGTTGTTAAATGACGTGTACCTAAATCTGATGGATGACTGCCTGCCGAGACAAGGATTAGCATTTTATTAGCGGGGCATATCCGCATAGCGAAACAATGGGCGatgtgttttgtttgtacaaAGCGTAGTAGAATAATCTGCCCGCCCTATGATGCCGTCAAAAGGTTTCGCGTTGAGTCTATAACGTGATGTTTTAAATAACCTATTTTTAGTGTTCATAATTCTTAAACAGCTTCGGAGAATTTCAgttatctttgttttttgtcaggAGTGACGAGACAGAGAGTGCGTGACCCACGATCACCTTAGCCATGCCCCTCCTCGCTCAAATGTCTTGCGTTATTTAGTTTTCACCAAGTTAAGAATGTTTGATATAATCGCTGTATTTGATATAATCGCTGAACCAGTTATAGTTTTCCAGTTATAGAACAGACGAAAAAATACGTTCGGgaaacttcttccctctcctaTTTCCGATAATTTTTGGGTTGTTAGTCGCCCTATATGCCTAGTTTTGAGTTTCGGGAAGGAAACTTCGCACTGTTCACCTCTTTGTTTTACGTGGGCATGACGGCAGTCAGTCATACGTTTCCTGTCGAGCTCAAAGGGTGGTTTTGGACAGCGTCGCATCGCAGTGGGCCCCGGTTACTCCCAGCGTTCCGCAAGGGAGCCTGTTAGGGCCATTATTGTTCACGATCTTTATTAACGATCTCCTGGGTGAAACTGTAGGCGAAGTGAGGGCAGCGTTATACGCTGATGACACCAAGCTGTATAAAAACGTCAGCTCCGTCAGCGATTGCCTGTCTCTGCAGACCACTCTAGCAAACTTGAATGACTGgtcaaaggaaaataacatcaacttcaacacCTCGAAATGCAAAACACTTACTGTGACGCGGAAGAAACCCCCCCCTGATTTACGAATACACCctaaacaacaaacaaaacttgTGCGAGTGTCTGCGGAAAAAGATCTAGGAGTTACAATTACGTGTACGTTGTCTTGGCACTCTCACATACACACCATCACCGCTAAAGCCAACAAGCTCCCTAGGTTTCTGAAGCAGACATGTTCCTTACTAATTGGCGTGTCTACCCGGCGCACGCTATACTTATCGCTAGTCAAGTCAACTCTGCTACGCTACTAAAGTCTGGTCGCCTTCTCAGGTTTCTCTAAAGGCACAAGTCGAGCGAGTGCAGCGCGGCGCGCTACCAGATGGATCTTACAAACGCGGATTGGCGAGATGTCCAATAGAAATAGACTTATTGCCCTGGACTTACTCCCTCTTACCTAcgacagagaactgaaagactcgctattcttttataagagcTTATTTAATGGATCTTACAAACGCGGATTGGCGAGATGTCCAATAGAAATAGACTTATTGCCCTGGACTTACTCCCTCTTACCTAcgacagagaactgaaagactcactattcttttataagagcttatttaatcatattcacCTTGATGTACAAAgtttcacaaactttatttctcacggCCGAACTAGACTAAGGAACTCCTCTGATATAAAAACACCAATCTATAAAACGAGCACTTTTCAGGCCTCCTACTTTAATTGCATTGTTAAACTTTATTTATTGCtccttcttctagttcttcGAGTCCGCTCTCTTTCCAGCTTTTCGTTAAACAAACACTCTTTGATCGTCTGAGAACATCCTTTGACATTGACTGGCTCTGCACGTGGACGCTAGTTAGAATTTGCTAGTGCCACGACGCCCCACAAACTTATATTAATTTAGGTTTCTTGTGTTTTACTGTATTTTAGCTACAGGGCGGTGTCTCGTATGGGACGCCAGTCCCGTTTGCACCTGCCCTTTTgggtttattt is from Pocillopora verrucosa isolate sample1 chromosome 7, ASM3666991v2, whole genome shotgun sequence and encodes:
- the LOC131784825 gene encoding UPF0764 protein C16orf89 homolog, which translates into the protein MFMLSRNRQLIVILFLIFDFGRSVHSSHTNLHRIHRDKIHEKLLRRTLISLGKVVDFFAKEYKKFNIDGIFGLQALDGILQDLLIKVETSRIQIPKRTFQVLTRLHHKAKLVSSKSQPYLRASDPDYYRLGFVARHAWLFQREFRNLNTSLSQIKPQDVENGHFDMHTMDRCISELIGDQMSGAKPCNITDECWNFVQSENTTGYMTTHQALYLMVGEIKGCLPNITKLLSSSQKEGERTIEIIFETLCASIYKQMRWREIVFRRKHQSKHADDKDLYMEQCYVCGILGYHQQFLSLDRLSAVLDWQLPPGCYGNSESPKGGHRGTEDSNVYREQWDHEDLNDDDFNDGFGLNPTRDLDERITRDRSSNGLPGGCQRHITGVATGLLGVYLKWLLMEPPLTPAHHH